The stretch of DNA CTGGCTCCCCAGGACCACCCGGGGGATCAGGGAGCGCCCGTGCGAGCCCATCACGATGAGGGACGGCGGCGCCGCCTCGGCCCGCTCCAGGATCTCGATCCAGGGGATGCCGGCGACGACCTCGGCCCCGACATCGGGGACGCCGCAGGTCTCCAGGCGTTTTGTCCACCCGTCCATCACCTCGCGGTCGTGCGCATGAATGCCGGGATCGCCCGCCGTCTCCCTGATGTTGATCACGTACAGCAGTTCCACCCGCTCCACACCGAGGCGGGCGATCTCCTCCACGGCCGGCGCCATAGCGGCGGCCGCACCGTGGATCTCCAGCGGGACAAGCATCGAGTCCATCTTCATGTCGGTTCACTCCTGAACATTCCCTGCGTGCGCAGGCAGATTTTTACGAGCATCAGCATCACCGGCACCTCGATCAAGACGCCGACGACCGTCGCAAGCGCCGCCCCCGACCCCAGGCCGAAGAGGATCGTCGCCGTTGCGATCGCCACCTCAAAATGGTTCGAGGCGCCGATCATCCCGGCCGGGGCGGCGTCCCGGTAGGGGAGGCCGATCCTCGGGGCCAGGACGAAATACCCCAGGGTGAAGATGAGCACCGTCTGGATGAAGAGCGGGACGGCGATCCAGAGGATCGTCAGGGGGTTCTCGACGATGACCTCGCCCTTGAAGGTGAAGAGGAGGACCAGGGTGCCGAGAAGGGCGACGATCGAGACCGGGGTGAGCAGGTTCAAAAACCGCGTCTCAAACCACGCCATCCCTTTCTTTGCGATGATCCACTTCCTGGTGACGTAGCCTGCGACGAGAGGGAGGGCGACGTACACCGAGACCGAGAGGAGGATCGTCTCCCAGGGGATCGGCATGGCGTTCACGCCGAGGAGGAACCCGCCGAGCGGGGCGTAGAGCACCAGCATCGTGAGGGAGTTGATCGCCACCATGATCAGGGTGAGGCCGTCGTTGCCCTTTGCCAGGTAGCTCCACATCAACACCATCGCCGTGCACGGGGCGATCCCGAGGAGGATGCACCCGGCGACGTAGCTCCGCCAGAGTTCGACGGTGCTCCCGTCGGCGAGCACCTCGGTCCCGGGGATGAACCCGACAAAGACGTATCCCAGGAAGAAGGTGGCGAGGATGTACATCGTGAAGGGCTTGACCGCCCAGTTCACGAAGAGGGTGAGGGCGACGGGTCTCGGGGTCCGGGCCGCCCTGAGCACCTCGGCGAAGTCGATCTTCACCATGATCGGGTACATCATGAAGAAGAGGGCGATCGCGATCGGGATCGAGACCTGGTAGACCGAAAACGAGTCGAGGGCGACGGCGACGCCCGGGGCGGCGCGGCCGAGGGCGATCCCGGCGACGATGCAGAGCGCCACCCAGACCGTGAGATATTTCTCGAAGGTGGAGAGACGGCGTTCGGTCATGGCTCCAGCGCCCGCAGTGCGGCTTTCAGGATCAGGTCGGCGGGGAGGGCCTCGTGGGTCTCGCCCCCGCAGACGATCGCCCGGCACGAGGCATCGGTCCCGGTGATGCAGGAGCAGGAGGCGCAGGGGGTCATCTCCACCCGCACCTCGTCGAGGAGGTCCTCGATGGGGATGCCGTTGAAGAGGATCGTGTTGGACTCGGCGATCCGCTCCGGCGGGAGGACCGTCTCGGTCACCCGCACCCTGATCCGCCGGGCCGAGAGCGCCGGGCGGATGGCGGCGACGACCTCATTGAGGGTGCGCCCGGTCGCCGCACACCGTTCGCAGGTCGCATCCACGCTCTCACCGATGTGCCGCCATTCCACGAGAAGGGTGCCGGCCATTTTTCCCCTCCTCTAACAGCCCCCGCCGCAGCCGCACCCGCAGCCGCCGTTCCCCGGCTTTTTCTCTTCGGGGGCGGGCTTCGCCTCAGTCCGGCCCCGCCCCTCCCAGGCCGCCGACACGACCGTCTCGATATCGTCGTCGGTGTAGGACCGCGACGGCCCCTTGGCGATGCCGAGGTCGGTGACGACCAGGTGCTGCCCCACGGGAACGCCCTGCGCCTCTGCGATCTTCTTTGCGCAGAGCATCGGACACCCGTCGAGGACGACGACCTCATCGGCGCTCTTTGCGTTCCTGACCAGTCCTTCGGCGCCGGTGGCGAGCAGGGCGACGCAGGCGATGCTCCCGAACCCCTCTTCGGTCAGCTGGACGGCGGCGAGGTTCGTGATCTGCCCGGTGTTCGCCTGCCCGGCGCACGGGAAGATGACCCGCTTCGCCTCGTTCTGCCCGCAGGTGCAGGTGGGTGTCTCTGCCACTTCAGTTCGCCCCCTGCAGGATCTCCTTGAGCTCTTTGACGTCGGCCACCCGGCCCGAGACCAGCAGTTCGCCGTCGACGATCAGTGCCGGGGTCAGCATCACGCCCTTATCCATGATGGCGGTGATATCCTCCACCTTCTCGATCT from Methanofollis liminatans DSM 4140 encodes:
- a CDS encoding thioredoxin family protein; translated protein: MKIEILGTGCMKCKRLAKNVESAVAELGISAEIEKVEDITAIMDKGVMLTPALIVDGELLVSGRVADVKELKEILQGAN
- the arsB gene encoding ACR3 family arsenite efflux transporter, with the protein product MTERRLSTFEKYLTVWVALCIVAGIALGRAAPGVAVALDSFSVYQVSIPIAIALFFMMYPIMVKIDFAEVLRAARTPRPVALTLFVNWAVKPFTMYILATFFLGYVFVGFIPGTEVLADGSTVELWRSYVAGCILLGIAPCTAMVLMWSYLAKGNDGLTLIMVAINSLTMLVLYAPLGGFLLGVNAMPIPWETILLSVSVYVALPLVAGYVTRKWIIAKKGMAWFETRFLNLLTPVSIVALLGTLVLLFTFKGEVIVENPLTILWIAVPLFIQTVLIFTLGYFVLAPRIGLPYRDAAPAGMIGASNHFEVAIATATILFGLGSGAALATVVGVLIEVPVMLMLVKICLRTQGMFRSEPT
- a CDS encoding putative zinc-binding protein encodes the protein MAETPTCTCGQNEAKRVIFPCAGQANTGQITNLAAVQLTEEGFGSIACVALLATGAEGLVRNAKSADEVVVLDGCPMLCAKKIAEAQGVPVGQHLVVTDLGIAKGPSRSYTDDDIETVVSAAWEGRGRTEAKPAPEEKKPGNGGCGCGCGGGC
- a CDS encoding DUF2703 domain-containing protein, yielding MAGTLLVEWRHIGESVDATCERCAATGRTLNEVVAAIRPALSARRIRVRVTETVLPPERIAESNTILFNGIPIEDLLDEVRVEMTPCASCSCITGTDASCRAIVCGGETHEALPADLILKAALRALEP